From the genome of Streptomyces spinoverrucosus:
GGGGCTCGATGCCGGTGAGGAGGTTGCGGTAGGCGACGCGTTCCGCGGTGAAGGCGCGGCCGGCGGGGAGTTCGTCGAGCCAGAGGGTGGCCACGTCCGTGGTGGTGAAGCGTCTGGTGTGCCGCTGGAGCAGGAGGAGGTTGAGCAGGGCGTAGTTGAGGTCGTCGTCCTCGGGCATGCCGTCGATGTTCTCGGCGAGGGAGGTGTCGGCCGAGCGGCGGTTCCAGGGGTAGGTGTCGAGGAGGGGCTGGGGGACTCCCCGGGCCGTGAAGTAGGCGCTGAGGGGCCAGTTGCCGGTGGCCTGGGCGAGTTGGCGGATGCCGGTGAGGGGGAGCTTCTCGACCGGCTTGCCCAGCAGACAGCCGACGGCCCGGCCCAGCCAGGCGGCGTGCAGGCGGGACTCCAGGTCGACCGGGGGTCCGGGCGCGCGGTCCGACGACGGCCAGTTCGGGCACAGGGACTTGATCTTCGCCAGGCCTGTCGGCTCCCGGTCCGCCAGCAGGCTCGGCAGGTCCGCCAGTTCGTCCAGCAGGTCCTCCGCCAGCTGGCGCAGATAGCGGGAGGCCGGTCCCGGGGAGGCGCCCGCGCGGGTCGGGGCCTCGGGGCCGCCCGCCGCCTGCCAGCGTTTCTCGATGGCCGTCGGCCGTCGGCCGTCCTGATGTGCCTGGCGGATTTCGTGGCCGATCAGGTCCTCGGGCTGGACCCAGGTCAGGCGGAGCATGCGGTGCCTCCCAACGCGGTGAACAACTGCTCGTGGGTACGGCGCCGGCGTACGTCCCGTTTGAAGATCTCGGCTGTGACTTCGCTGAGCGTTCGCGCCGGTTCCCACAGGTCGAGACGGCTGGCCTCCGCCACCGTCTTCGACCACTCCTCCGGCACCGGCGAGCCCAATGCCCCCGCCAGGGCGCCCGCCATCGTGGCGATCGAGTCGCAGTCCCGGCCGTAGTTCACCGAACCCAGGACCGCCTGCCGGTAGTCGCCGCCCGCGACCAGCAACATGCCCAGCGCGATGGGGAGTTCCTCGATCGAGTGCAGCCGGGACGGGCGGCGGGCGCCGAGCGAGGGGGCCCGGTAGTCGGGGCCCACCGTGTCGTACGGGGCAACCGCCTCGCGCAGCGCAGCCAGGGCCGACTCGAAGTCGGTGTATCCGGACGCCGTTTCGCACACTGCCTCGATCGCCGCCCGCGTACCGTCCTTCGCCCACTCCAGGCTTGCCGTCACGACCGACTCCGGTGTCGCCCCGGGGACGCACGCCGCCGCCACGGCCGCCGCGAAGACGCCCGCCGCCTCGCGGCCGTACGACGACTGGTGGGCGCCCGCGACGTCCAGCGCCTCGGTGTACGCGCCCGCCGGGTTGGCCGCGTTGACCAGGCCGACCGGGGCCATGTACATCGCGGCACCGCAGTTGACGATGTTGCCGACGCCAGCCTCCCGGGGGTCGACGTGACCGTAGTGCAGCCGGGTCACCAGCCACTTCTCCGCCAGGAAGATCCGGTGCAGGGGAAGGGCCTGCGACTCCAGCTCCGGGATCCAGCGCGGGGTGCCGATCAGGTCCGGGACCAGGTGGTCGGCGACGGCGTAGGCGTCGAGGTGGTCGCGGACCTGGGCGTAGACCCGTACCAGCGCGTGGGTCATCAACGTGTCGTCGGTGACGTGGCCGTCGCCCTTGTGGTACGGCGCGATGGGGCGGGCGGTGCGCCAGGCGTCGCCGTTCCAGGGGCCGACGATGCCGTGGACGCGGCCGCCGTGGCGTTCGGCGATCTGGTCGGGGGAGTAGCCCTCGACGGGGCCGCCGAGGGCGTCGCCGACGGCCGCGCCGACGAGGGCGCCGGTGATTCGGTCGTCGAGGTCGGTCCGGTCGTTGGGGTCGATCCGCTCGTTGCGAGAGTCTGCTCGGCTTTCTTCTCCTTTGGGGGTCATGAGCCGAATCATCCCCCTGGCGGGGCCGGTTGTGCGGCTTCCAGGAGTTCGGCGAGTTCCACGAGGTCGGTGCCGGTGAGGCGGGGGAGTACGCAGCCGGAGAGATGGCGGCAGGTGTCGCGCCAGGACGCCGGGATCGACTTGCCGCCACCGAGCGTGCCGGTGAGGGCGCCCGCGAGGGCCGGGGCCGAGTCCGCGACGCGGGAGAGACAGGCCGCCGCGGGGACCGCCTCCGCGATCCGGCCGTGGGCGGCGACGGTGAGCGCGAGGGCGACCGGGACCGTCTCGGCGGCGGCGATGCCGTAGCTGTAGACGTGGTCCACGATCTGGTGTTCCAGGAGGGGGATCAGCGCGAAGGCGCTGACGGCGTCCGCCGCGAGTCTCAGGGCGTGGCGGGCGTTGCGGCCGATCTCCGTCTCCTCGGGCAGTTCGGCGAGCGCGGCTGTCACGCAGGTGCGCTGGTTCGCGCCGGCCAGGGCGAGGGACACGGCGGCGGCCATCGCGCGGGCGCCGTGCACGCCGTCGCCGTCCTGGGTGTAGCGGGCGTCGAACTCGGCGAGGGACGCGGCGAGCGTGGGGTCGCCCGGGTGAGCGACGGCCAGCACGCAGGCGCGTACGCAGGCCGCGTCGTCGAAGTAGTGCGGGTTGTCGTGGCCGGTGGCGGGCGGGCGCAGGCCGGCGGCGAGGTTGCCGAGGCCGGCCCGGACGGAGATGCGGGCGCGCAGCGGGAGGACGGCGGACTCGACCTCGGGGGCGCGTTCGGCCGCGGCGGCGACCTCGCTGGCCACGGCGGTCCAGGTGAGGTCGATGGCGGCGCGTACCCGGCGTTCCCGGCTGAGGTCGCCGAGGGTGGTGTCGTCGCCGGCCCGCAGCACCGCCTCCGCCGCGAACACCGCCCACTCGGCGTCGTCGGAGGGGCCGAGGCGGAGGGGTTCGGGGGGTTGGTTGAGGGCGATGGGGACGGGGAGGGTGGTGGTCGCGTTGTGCTCGGCGAAGGTGTCGAGTTCGCGGGTGAGGCGGCGGGTCCATTCGGGCATGCGGGCGGCTCGGTGGCGGGCGGCGGGCCAGCCGGCGGCGTCGCCCGCGGCGAGGCCCAGTAGGAGGCCTTCGATTCGGGCGCGGGTGCGGGTGCGGGTGGGGTGTTTGTGGGCCTCGACTTCGCCTTCGGCTGGGTGTTTACCACCCGCACCGCCCGTGCGGGTTTCGTGGTCGGGTGCGGGTGGCCCCTGTGGGGAGTTCTCGCCGTCGGCGGCCGCGGGATCGAATCGGTCGCGCAGAGTCTTTGTGTCGTCCCATGGGGGCGGTGGTGTCATGACGGCACCTCCGGCGTCAGCAGGTCCGCCACGTCCAGTACGTGGTGGCCGGCCATCGACGGCAGGCAGCTCCCGCGTGCCGGGCCGATCGGTGCCGCCCACTCCGCCGGGATCGCGGACTCGCCCTGCGTCGCGCCCGCCAGGGCGCCGGCGACGGCGGCGGTCGTGTCGGCGTCGCGGCCCATGTTGACGGCCGTGAGCACCGCCTCCTTGAAGTCGCCGTCGGCCGCCGCGTACGCGCCGAAGGCGAGGGCGACGGCCTCGGGGGCGAGGTCGGTCCACGGGTAGCCGCCGATGACCACGGCGGAGCGGACCGCGCGTTCGCCGTGGTGGGCGACGGCGACGGCGCGGCGCAGGGAGCGGGCGGTCCAGGAGTCGTCCGGTACGACGGCGAGGGCGGAGGCGACCACGGCGATGGGCGGGGCGCCCGCCATCGCCGCCGCGACCCCGGCGGCGACCGCCTGGCCGCCGTAGATGCCCTCGCCGTCGTGACTGACCGAGCCGTCGATCGCGACCAGGCGGGCCGCTTCGGCGGGGCGGCCCGCGGCGAACACGCCGAAGGGCGCGGCGCGCATGGCGAGGCCGTCGCTCCAGGCGTGGCGGTGCTGGGCGGAGATGGGCGCGGCGAGGCCGCGGCGGAGGTTCTCCAGGGTGCCGCGCTCGCTGAAGCCCGCGCCCCGGAACTGGCCCTCGGCGCGGTCCGCGATCCAGGCGTGCCAGGCGGCCTCCGCGTGCGCGGGTGTGAGTGCGGAGCCGTGCCGGGCGAGCAACAGGCCCGAGAAGATCGCGTACTCGGTGTCGTCCGTGCCCGACGGGCGGTCGGTGACGTAGCCGGTGATACGGCCCCAGCGGGCGCGGATCTCGGAGGGCTTCATGTTCTCGGCGGGGGCGCCCAGGGCGTCGCCGACGGCGAGACCGAGCAGGGCGCCGCGGGCCCGGGCGCGGAGTTCGGCGGCGTCCTCGGGGGCCGGGACCGAGGGAACGCAGGCGATCGATGGCATCGCGGCCTCTCCTCTCAGGGCTCTGCCAGAAGCACCTCGGGGCCTTTCGCTTGAAGGCACCTCTCAAGGCGCGGAACCCTTTGCGGAACTGTCCCCGGTGCGGTGTGCCGCGCAGCCTCACAGGCCTCAGCGTCACCCGGTCGACATTTGAGCGCCTGCTGATTCTGATGAGCGTAGAACGGTAAAACCGCAGGTTAGCCCAGCCTTTCCTTGCTGGCGGGGCTGGAATTCCGGGCGTAGTCTGGCCGTTGTCGAAAAGTAGAACTCGTCCAAACAAGCCTTTTGGGGGACCGGCATGGCCATCATCGAGACCGAGGCGGCGCTGCACGAGGCGCATCGCGACAACCACACGCACCGGGATGTGAACGGCGGCTGGCTGCGCCCCGCCGTCTTCGGCGCGATGGACGGTCTGGTCTCCAACCTCGCTCTGATGACCGGTGTCGCGGGCGGTGCGGTCGGTCAGCAGACGATCGTCCTGACCGGGCTCGCGGGCCTCGCCGCCGGTGCCTTCTCCATGGCCGCCGGTGAGTACACGTCGGTGGCCTCGCAGCGCGAGCTGGTCGAGGCCGAGCTGGACGTCGAGCGGCGCGAGCTGCGCAAGCACCCGAAGGACGAGGAGGCCGAGCTCGCCCGGCTCTACGAGACGCGCGGCGTCGAGCCGGCGCTGGCCCGTGAGGTGGCCCGGCAGCTGTCCAAGGACCCCGAGCGGGCGCTGGAGATCCACGCCCGTGAGGAGCTCGGCGTCGACCCCGGGGATCTGCCGTCGCCGCTGGTCGCCGCGGTGTCGAGCTTCGGCTCCTTCGCGCTGGGGGCCCTGCTCCCCGTACTGCCCTATCTGCTCGGGGCCACCGCGCTGTGGCCGGCGGTGCTGCTCGCGCTGCTCGGGCTGTTCGGATGCGGTGCCGTGGTGGCCAAGGTGACCGCGCGGACCTGGTGGTACAGCGGGCTGAGGCAGCTCGCGCTCGGTGGCGCGGCGGCCGGTGTGACATACGCCCTGGGCAGTTTGTTCGGAACGGCCGTAGGATAAAGAGGCTCGGACTTATGCGTTGGGCCGCATAAATAGCCGTTACTTGCTGGTTTCGAGTGCTTAACCACTGGGCATGAGCCGTAAGCGCTGTGGGCAATGAGGCTTGCGGCGCGCCCCCGGGTGAGCGACGCTGCTGTCCGGTTCTTTTGGACCGACGGACATGGATCTGTCCGCTCCGGTCCCCACATACCTCCGCCGCCCGTGCGCGGTACCCAAGCCGCGACCTGCGGCGTCCGCATGCTGGAACGGTGCTTCCGGTTCCCGAGAACCGCTCCATCATGTAACCTGCACGAAATTTTGATCTCACGCAGAGGGCCAGCGTCGTCCCTCGGCACTTGAACATGCCACATGACGACGGGAGAGCCGATGCGTACGCCGCGCCAGCCGTCCCAGCAGACCACGAATGGCCAGAACTGGTCGTTCATGGATGCTCGCCCTGCTGCGCAGGGTATGTACGACCCCCGCAACGAGCACGACGCCTGTGGCGTCGGCTTTGTGGCCACCCTCACCGGTGAGGCGAGCCATGCGCTGGTCGAGCAGGCGCTCACGGTGCTGCGCAACCTGGAGCACCGTGGGGCCACCGGCTCCGAGCCGGACTCCGGTGACGGCGCGGGCATCCTCGCCCAGGTGCCGGACGCCTTCTTCCGTGAGGTGGCCGGATTCGATCTACCACAGGCCGGTGGCTACGCCGTCGGTATCGCCTTCCTGCCGGAGGACGGCACCGACGAGGCCGTCTCACAGATCGAGACGGTCGCGGCCGACGAGGGCCTGACCGTCCTCGGCTGGCGCGAGGTCCCCGTCGCCCCCGAACTGCTCGGCGCCACCGCCCGCTCGACGATGCCCGCCTTCCGGCAGCTGTTCGTCACCGACGGCTCGTCGGAGGGCATCGCGCTCGACCGCAAGGCCTTCGTGCTGCGCAAGCGCGCCGAGCGCGAGGCCGGCGTCTACTTCCCGTCGCTGTCCGCGCGGACGATCGTCTACAAGGGCATGCTGACCACGGGCCAGCTGGAGCCCTTCTTCCCGGACCTGTCCGACCGCCGCTTCGCCTCCGCGATCGCGCTCGTGCACTCCCGGTTCTCCACGAACACGTTCCCGTCGTGGCCGCTGGCGCACCCGTACCGCTTCGTCGCGCACAACGGTGAGATCAACACCGTCATGGGCAACCGCAACTGGATGCGGGCCCGTGAGTCCCAGCTGTACTCCGAGCTGTTCGGCTCCCCGGAGAAGCTGGAGCGGATCTTCCCGATCTGCACCCCCGCCGCGTCCGACTCCGCGTCCTTCGACGAGGTGCTCGAACTGCTGCACCTCGGCGGCCGTTCGCTCCCGCACTCGGTGCTGATGATGATCCCCGAGGCGTGGGAGAACCACGACTCCATGGACCCGGCCCGGCGCGCCTTCTACCAGTTCCACTCCACGATGATGGAGCCCTGGGACGGCCCGGCCTGCGTCACCTTCACCGACGGCACCCAGGTCGGCGCCGTTCTCGACCGCAACGGCCTGCGCCCCGGCCGCTACTGGGTCACCGACGACGGCCTCGTCGTCCTCGGCTCCGAGGTCGGCGTCCTCGACATCGACCCCTCCAAGGTCGTCCGCAAGGGCCGCCTGCAGCCCGGCCGCATGTTCCTCGTCGACACCGCCGAGCACCGGATCATCGAGGACGACGAGATCAAGGCGACCCTCGCCGCCGAGCAGCCCTACGCCGACTGGCTGGACGCCGGCGAGATCGAGCTGGGCGA
Proteins encoded in this window:
- a CDS encoding ADP-ribosylglycohydrolase family protein; protein product: MTPKGEESRADSRNERIDPNDRTDLDDRITGALVGAAVGDALGGPVEGYSPDQIAERHGGRVHGIVGPWNGDAWRTARPIAPYHKGDGHVTDDTLMTHALVRVYAQVRDHLDAYAVADHLVPDLIGTPRWIPELESQALPLHRIFLAEKWLVTRLHYGHVDPREAGVGNIVNCGAAMYMAPVGLVNAANPAGAYTEALDVAGAHQSSYGREAAGVFAAAVAAACVPGATPESVVTASLEWAKDGTRAAIEAVCETASGYTDFESALAALREAVAPYDTVGPDYRAPSLGARRPSRLHSIEELPIALGMLLVAGGDYRQAVLGSVNYGRDCDSIATMAGALAGALGSPVPEEWSKTVAEASRLDLWEPARTLSEVTAEIFKRDVRRRRTHEQLFTALGGTACSA
- a CDS encoding VIT1/CCC1 transporter family protein, which translates into the protein MAIIETEAALHEAHRDNHTHRDVNGGWLRPAVFGAMDGLVSNLALMTGVAGGAVGQQTIVLTGLAGLAAGAFSMAAGEYTSVASQRELVEAELDVERRELRKHPKDEEAELARLYETRGVEPALAREVARQLSKDPERALEIHAREELGVDPGDLPSPLVAAVSSFGSFALGALLPVLPYLLGATALWPAVLLALLGLFGCGAVVAKVTARTWWYSGLRQLALGGAAAGVTYALGSLFGTAVG
- a CDS encoding ADP-ribosylglycohydrolase family protein; amino-acid sequence: MLRLTWVQPEDLIGHEIRQAHQDGRRPTAIEKRWQAAGGPEAPTRAGASPGPASRYLRQLAEDLLDELADLPSLLADREPTGLAKIKSLCPNWPSSDRAPGPPVDLESRLHAAWLGRAVGCLLGKPVEKLPLTGIRQLAQATGNWPLSAYFTARGVPQPLLDTYPWNRRSADTSLAENIDGMPEDDDLNYALLNLLLLQRHTRRFTTTDVATLWLDELPAGRAFTAERVAYRNLLTGIEPPHTARHRNPFREWIGALIRADVHGWTNPGDPAAAAEQAHRDATLTHTANGVYAAMFTAATIATAATGTADVHTSLRTGLTVVPPHSRLANAVRHAIQLAQSHDDFDTVVDELHAHHAAHHWVHAIPNTALIAAALTHANGDFTGAICRAVSGGWDTDSNGATAGSIAALLTGTPSALPDRWTTPLKNRLATSIADLDGTGFDTLAHLTHVEATRP
- a CDS encoding ADP-ribosylglycohydrolase family protein gives rise to the protein MTPPPPWDDTKTLRDRFDPAAADGENSPQGPPAPDHETRTGGAGGKHPAEGEVEAHKHPTRTRTRARIEGLLLGLAAGDAAGWPAARHRAARMPEWTRRLTRELDTFAEHNATTTLPVPIALNQPPEPLRLGPSDDAEWAVFAAEAVLRAGDDTTLGDLSRERRVRAAIDLTWTAVASEVAAAAERAPEVESAVLPLRARISVRAGLGNLAAGLRPPATGHDNPHYFDDAACVRACVLAVAHPGDPTLAASLAEFDARYTQDGDGVHGARAMAAAVSLALAGANQRTCVTAALAELPEETEIGRNARHALRLAADAVSAFALIPLLEHQIVDHVYSYGIAAAETVPVALALTVAAHGRIAEAVPAAACLSRVADSAPALAGALTGTLGGGKSIPASWRDTCRHLSGCVLPRLTGTDLVELAELLEAAQPAPPGG
- a CDS encoding ADP-ribosylglycohydrolase family protein; its protein translation is MPSIACVPSVPAPEDAAELRARARGALLGLAVGDALGAPAENMKPSEIRARWGRITGYVTDRPSGTDDTEYAIFSGLLLARHGSALTPAHAEAAWHAWIADRAEGQFRGAGFSERGTLENLRRGLAAPISAQHRHAWSDGLAMRAAPFGVFAAGRPAEAARLVAIDGSVSHDGEGIYGGQAVAAGVAAAMAGAPPIAVVASALAVVPDDSWTARSLRRAVAVAHHGERAVRSAVVIGGYPWTDLAPEAVALAFGAYAAADGDFKEAVLTAVNMGRDADTTAAVAGALAGATQGESAIPAEWAAPIGPARGSCLPSMAGHHVLDVADLLTPEVPS